The window CCTGATGGGCCTCGGCACCTCCGTGCTGCTGCTGGCGATGCTGTGAGGTCAGGCCGGCGTGAGAAGAAGCTGGTCGAGCACCCCGGCCTTGACGTCGGCGACCAGGACTTCGAGCTGGTCCACGCTCATTTGGATCTGCTGGCCGAAGTCGTCGGTGATGACGATCCGCCGCTCGGCGGGCGCGTCTTCGGCTACGTAGAGCTCCGGACAGCCGCAGTTGCACTGGCCGCAGAACGTCGCGACGTGACGCAGGGAGGGGTCCATGGTCGTTCTCCTCGGCTCGGAGGGCACTTCGGTCACTGCCACCGGTCGAGTAGTCGGACGCGGCCGCGGAATGGTTCCCCGATCAGCCGATCAGGTGACGCAACCCGGAGGAAGAGCCTTCTGAAGGTGCTGCGTATTCTCGGCGCTGGTCACCCCCTGTCGCTGCCACCGAACATCGACGGCGACCACGGAGAATCCATGTCTTCCGAGACGACCACACCCGCTGCGCAGAGCGTCGAACTCAAGCTCGACGGCGCGCTGGCCACCCCGGTGGTCTTCCGGGCCGCGGCACCGTTCCACCGGGCGGTGTGGTGGAACCTGCGGCACGGTTCGTCCAGTATGGACACTCTGGTGTCGCCGGACGCGCTGCGCCTGGCGCACCGCACCCTGGGCACGATCCGCGGCAACCTCGCCTGGGCGTTCGGTTACAACCTCGCCGCCATCCCGATCGCCGCACTCGGCCTGCTCAACCCGCTCATCGCCGGCGCCGCCATGTCGCTGTCGCCCGTGCTGGTCGTGTCCAACAGCCTCCGCCTGCGAAACTTCGCCGGCACCGGGGAAGTCCCCATCCGTCACGAAATCGAGGAAACCGCATGAAGATCGCCAGGCTTTTCGCCGCTGCCTTGCTCGCGTTGGCCGGGTTGCTGGCCTTCGCCGGGCCCGCGTCCGCCCATGCCGCGCTGAAGTCCAGCTCACCGGCCGAGGGCGCGAGTCTCGCGGCCGCGCCCAAGAAGGTCGACCTGACGTTCGAGGAGGCCGTGACGCTGCAGCCGGACCCGATTTCGGTGACCGGTCCGGACGGTGCGAAGTGGACGGTCTCGACGCCGACGGTGACCGATGCGACGATCACGGCCGCGGTGGTCCCCAGCGGCCCGGCGGGGGCGTACACGCTGACGTACAAGGTCGTCTCGGACGACGGTGACAAGGTGACCGGCGCGGTGCACTTCACCCTCACCGCGCCCGCTTCGCCGCCCACCACGTCCAGCTCCGCCGCACCGACGTCGTCCTCGGCGGCGCCGGTCACGACGGCGTCGCCGACCCCGGCCGCGTCGAGCGACACCAGCGGGGGTGTCCCGGCGTGGGTGTGGATCCTGATCGCGGTCGTGGTCGTCGTGGCCGCGGTGGTGGTCGGGCTGCGGCTGCGGCGGTCCCGGCAGTAGGTCCGCGCGGATGTCCGGGAACCAACTCACGCCGTCGTGCGACTACTGCTGGTGGAGCGTCGGCGACGCCGAAGAGGATTCCGGTGAGAACACGGCGGTGGACAGCGGCCGTGACGGTCCTTTTCGGACTGTCGGTGTGCGGGGCGGCCGACCCGGCCCAGCCCGCCGCCGCACCCTCGTCGCCGAGCAGTTCCATGAAGACGGGCGCTCGCCTCGCCTCCGAAGCGCGTCGTGACGATGGACGGTGGCGCGGCGGCGATCCTGGAACGCCTCGGTGTCGCCGATCGGATCGTCGGCACCGCCGCGCCGGACTTCTTCCAGGATGATGCCGGGCTCGGGGGCGTCGTCCCGGGTGTCGGTCACCGACACGCTGATCCCCTGCGAACTCGCCACCGGTGCCCGACCCGGGCCGACGAACCGGACGTCGAATCGGTCCGGGACCACGCTCAGCAGGTAGACCGGGCCGAATACGTCCAGCAACTGGAAACCCGCTGCTTTCCCATCGTCACCGCCTCTCGGTGGTCGTCAGGCGAGCCGGGTCGGTTCTCCGCGATCATCAAGCCGCGCGACGACGGCCGGCCGGCAGGTGCGGGAACCGGCGGCGCGGACCCCGGCCACCGTCCGCGGCCCCGGGCTCCCAGCCGAGCCTGACCTCGTCGTGCGCCTCGGGCTCGACGCGCGTACTCGGGCCCGGCGTCGATGTGCGGCGGTGCTGGCGGCGGACGCCGTAGAGGAGCCCGACCCCGGCCACGAGCAGGCCGTGCGACAGCACCCGGGACACGGTGACCTGGCCGTCGAAGAGGTCGATGCCCGAGATGAGGCCGAGGACGGCGACGAACCCGGCCAGCGCGGGCAGCAGCCCCGACGCCGTCGCCGGGCGCAGCGCCGCCCAGAGCAGGCCGAAGCCGACCGCGAGGTTCCAGGCCGCGCTCTCGTTGCCGAGATGCACGGCCATCGCCATCATCCCGCCGTGCTCGGCGTGCCCGACGTCCGCGCCGAGCAGCTCGGCGAGCCCGAGGCCGCTCTGGACCAGCGCGACGAGGGCCAGGGCGATCCGCAGGCCCCAGCGCTGGGCCGGCGGGGCCGGCACCTCGGTGAGGATGCGTTCGGTCAGGTCCGGCACCCGCGGTGCCTCGCGGACCAGGAGCAGCCGCCGCAGCCGGACGGCGTCGTCCTGCCAGGCCCGGCACTGCGGACAGCCCGCGAGGTGGCGGTCGACCACCGGGTCCGGCAGCGACCCCGCCTCACCGTCGATCCG of the Amycolatopsis sp. NBC_01488 genome contains:
- a CDS encoding copper resistance CopC family protein; the encoded protein is MKIARLFAAALLALAGLLAFAGPASAHAALKSSSPAEGASLAAAPKKVDLTFEEAVTLQPDPISVTGPDGAKWTVSTPTVTDATITAAVVPSGPAGAYTLTYKVVSDDGDKVTGAVHFTLTAPASPPTTSSSAAPTSSSAAPVTTASPTPAASSDTSGGVPAWVWILIAVVVVVAAVVVGLRLRRSRQ
- a CDS encoding zf-HC2 domain-containing protein, producing the protein MNCSDFREALSARIDGEAGSLPDPVVDRHLAGCPQCRAWQDDAVRLRRLLLVREAPRVPDLTERILTEVPAPPAQRWGLRIALALVALVQSGLGLAELLGADVGHAEHGGMMAMAVHLGNESAAWNLAVGFGLLWAALRPATASGLLPALAGFVAVLGLISGIDLFDGQVTVSRVLSHGLLVAGVGLLYGVRRQHRRTSTPGPSTRVEPEAHDEVRLGWEPGAADGGRGPRRRFPHLPAGRRRAA